From a single Brassica napus cultivar Da-Ae chromosome C9, Da-Ae, whole genome shotgun sequence genomic region:
- the LOC106452002 gene encoding ferric reduction oxidase 7, chloroplastic, protein MDDHESPLLSKESSSSSSSSSVVASSFKWILKVLMSVIFVAWVVFLFVYPGKLGDGILTNWRAVSSHTLFGTTGSMFLIFSGPILVISVLASLYLIISGEENVFTKKKISKFPRFRLWTFPVLVDGPFGVVSAAEFLGIMIFSVFFLWAIYAYTMRDLDLLDLFHVLPEDRSMLLLEITGLRFGMIGLLCMVFLFLPISRGSILLRLVDIPFEHATKYHVWLGHITMAFFSFHGLCYVVAWTVQGRLLELLFEWKAIGIAVLPGVISLVAGLLMWVTSLQYVRKHYFELFFYTHQLYIVFVVFLALHVGDYLFSIVAGGIFLFILDRFLRFCQSRRTVDVISAKSFPCGTLELVLSKPPNMRYNALSFVFLQVRELSWLQWHPFSVSSSPLDGKHHVAVLIKVLGGWTAKLRDKLSKLYEAENPDQLLSPLSYPKITTCVEGPYGHESPYHLAYENLVLVAGGIGISPFFAILSDILQRKRDGKACLPKKVLVIWAIKNSDELSLLSSIDIPSLCPSFSQKMNLEINIYVTRQSEPLLEDGMVHKMVNPSVKPRSNGCPMSVLVGTGDNIWSGLYLVSSTIGFVLMITLLDIFYINKFNITAWWYKGLLFVVCMVASVLIFGGLVVVFWNLWGEKAGDVEPNGHDKVTTNGEELHNPSAELKGLNTEDDIQSFITTRYGTRPDFKEIFESLNEKWGSVDVGVIVCGPASLQSTVAKEIRSHSIWRSTNHPLFHFNSHSFDL, encoded by the exons ATGGATGATCATGAAAGCCCTCTTTTGTCCAAGGAGTCATCatcgtcgtcatcatcatcatccgtGGTGGCTTCCTCGTTTAAATGGATTCTGAAAGTTTTAATGTCCGTGATTTTCGTTGCATGGGTTGTTTTCCTTTTTGTGTACCCTGGGAAACTCGGCGATGGAATTCTTACAAATTGGAGAGCTGTTTCTTCCCACACTCTCTTCGGCACCACAG GAAGCATGTTCTTGATTTTCAGTGGTCCGATTCTTGTTATCTCCGTCTTAGCTTCTCTCTATCTGATCATCTCCGGAGAAGAGAATGTGTTCACTAA GAAGAAGATATCGAAATTCCCAAGGTTCAGGCTGTGGACATTTCCTGTTCTTGTGGATGGGCCATTTGGAGTTGTTTCTGCAGCTGAGTTTCTTGGAATTATGATCTTCTCTGTCTTCTTCCTCTGGGCTATCTATGCATATACCATGAGGGATCTTGACCTTCTTGATCTCTTCCATGTGCTTCCCGAGGATAGAAG TATGCTTCTGTTGGAGATAACGGGTCTGCGTTTCGGGATGATTGGACTGTTGTGTATGGTGTTTTTGTTTCTTCCAATCTCGAGAGGCTCCATTCTCCTCCGTCTTGTCGATATCCCTTTCGAGCATGCTACAAAGTATCACGTTTGGCTTGGTCATATCACCATGGCTTTCTTCTCCTTTCATGGCCTCTGTTATGTTGTTGCGTGGACCGTTCAAGGTCGACTTTTAGAGCTT TTATTCGAGTGGAAAGCTATTGGAATCGCAGTGTTACCTGGAGTTATCAGTCTTGTAGCGGGTTTACTTATGTGGGTTACATCGTTACAGTACGTGAGGAAGCATTACTTTGAGCTTTTCTTCTACACCCATCAACTCTATATTGTCTTCGTCGTCTTCTTGGCACTTCACGTGGGTGACTACTTATTCAGCATAGTTGCTGGAGGAATATTCCTTTTCATTCTCGACCGTTTCTTGAGGTTCTGCCAATCCAGAAGGACTGTAGATGTAATCTCTGCAAAGAGTTTTCCCTGCGGGACTTTAGAGCTCGTCCTTTCGAAACCACCGA ATATGCGATACAATGCACTGAGTTTTGTCTTCCTCCAAGTAAGGGAGCTATCATGGCTACAATGGCATCCCTTCAGTGTTTCATCAAGCCCTCTAGATGGGAAGCATCATGTTGCCGTTCTCATAAAGGTTCTTGGTGGATGGACTGCAAAGCTTAGGGACAAGTTGTCAAAGCTATACGAGGCAGAGAACCCAGATCAGCTCCTTTCTCCTCTGTCATATCCCAAAATCACAACTTGCGTGGAGGGCCCTTATGGCCATGAATCTCCATACCACCTGGC GTACGAGAATCTGGTCTTAGTAGCAGGAGGAATCGGGATTTCGCCATTTTTCGCCATCTTAAGTGATATCCTACAAAGAAAAAGAGATGGGAAAGCTTGTCTACCAAAGAAGGTTTTAGTTATCTGGGCAATCAAAAACTCAGACGAGCTCTCTCTcctctcatcgatcgacattccttCCCTTTGCCCTTCTTTCTCTCAGAAAATGAACCTTGAGATTAACATCTATGTCACAAGACAATCCGAGCCTCTCTTG GAAGATGGAATGGTTCACAAGATGGTGAATCCTTCTGTGAAGCCAAGGAGCAACGGGTGTCCCATGTCGGTATTAGTTGGTACAGGGGATAATATATGGTCTGGACTCTATCTGGTATCATCCACCATCGGGTTTGTTTTAATGATCACATTGTTGGACATCTTTTACATAAACAAATTCAACATAACGGCGTGGTGGTACAAGGGACTTCTTTTCGTGGTTTGTATGGTTGCAAGTGTGTTGATTTTTGGAGGTCTTGTTGTTGTTTTCTGGAATCTTTGGGGTGAAAAAGCCGGTGATGTAGAACCAAATGGCCACGACAAGGTGACTACGAATGGAGAAGAACTACATAACCCATCTGCGGAACTTAAAGGCCTTAACACAGAAGACGATATTCAGAGTTTCATCACTACTCGTTATGGCACGAGACCTGATTTTAAAG AGATATTTGAGTCATTGAATGAGAAATGGGGAAGTGTTGATGTTGGAGTTATTGTATGCGGACCGGCCAGTCTTCAGTCTACCGTTGCCAAAGAGATACGTTCACATAGCATCTGGCGATCCACGAATCATCCACTTTTCCACTTCAACAGCCACAGCTTCGACTTGTAA